Proteins from a single region of Pseudopedobacter saltans DSM 12145:
- the porU2 gene encoding putative type IX secretion system sortase PorU2, with the protein MNKLYYIFFLLLFLNFKSFSQNTYGNEWINFSKKYIKITISNESIYKLSYNDIINSEIAGNGEINPKHFQLFNKGVEVPLIISGAEDGKFDSHDVIYFYGRSNNADLDKKMYSSESYIPNTNVALFEDENHYFLTYNNEKDGLRYTIPLNTASPTTLSYVLTKSRSDFKTTYYPGEYILEAMSLSEYIDGEGYMSNLIGKNQSSSYNINTSGFANTAGITPTLSFYVAGRSNSTVAGSSYNHHFRITHESTIICDTLFSGYKTIRNTKNINLVGETTTLNFHVIDDLSTDPSSTHTDYQSISYLEILYPRNLTLNNSYSLRFSIPAQYISSNLSFSFSSSNPILIDIKNNYTYNIAKNGNTLNISNISNNNSDFYLFDLNNSISATYQKTIFRRFNVSDIRKAIIISNKNLSTGAENYLNYNQQVRNIPTLLAYTEDIYNEFYYGFHHPLAINNFIKWNIDKSGGLSTSLLLLGRGMTNPKDNLSSDLVPTYGYPASDNLLAIFNGEKAARLAVGRIPAKTNEEINTYLVKLKTYINLPDSLWRKKMINVTGGATISEYQTFSNYLKNLGNIAKNGFLGAYSVSFDKKVSEAVTENLTDGIIANTNSGTSLISFLGHGSVSLTAVSLGIPGNLNNAYKPTNYLVNGCSTGNAFSTAPSYAENMILNERGAISWIGTSSEGVGSYLYNFSSKFYTRWFVNNYSEPIAEGFRLGLNDQTNLTDRLNLAHSRQYIFFGDPNITFFNPQKPNFHIDDNKIYVAKVNQNALQENFEINYIVQNIGKYIPDNLDIRITRKIEEKNIEETKLIKIDPVINSDTLTAILSNNGIKASGINKIKVELDPNNIFDEKDKTDNSASFSYFLPGNSVNAIYPIKNSIVSAEVTLLAEPDNLFTKNEKYLFEIDTVPSFDSSFKKTSPSIVSDILPSWKPNINFEDNKIYYWRVAIDNDNIEWVSNSFTYIKDHHYGKNISKTEQIIDSDYKSHNLNLNTNSNEFEFEKDIFSTTINARGDDLPPDDYDRRIRVNPLNSIAWTDLVVYGITMASYSDVVKNGLVNYPSIYNARNGPDLVNGYSGQFFWNLNDPVALDSMVAYINQLPNGYYVLGLTNNDCSLQNLPKYAKEAFYSIGLDKFTKIDAGEPYAFWGRKGINRGEALEILPNYDSPLPARQQTISYTHDLEYSVPNGYLVTDKFGPAKKWNSAQISYQQRPNDSQIVDVYAIDRNNNEHVIMSNINTEDIDLSNVSAEQYPYVKFKINLNNQKEKTTPKLNHWRVLYDPSPEITFNPSYLNDFHSEKMVQGDSLKLKLGISNISTIPSDSLNIDFKVINKTAQYSKNITIRPIAAFQNDTLIFKFPTNALAGTNRLQIGLRNKTYGDNYAFNNQISYDFDVEADNKAPNLDVLVDGRRIINGEIVSPAPVFIISAIDENKFVLQNDTSLVEVYLKSKTGSEFKRYYYSQGHLKILQTGTNEQNKMTLQYIPERLSDGTYTMKIMSKDKFGNKSKDEYLLDFEVINESSISNFYPYPNPVVDKMKFVFTLTGDRIPDKMKIQILSTSGKVVREILKEELGSIKIGNNVSDFTWDGTDMFGDRLAKGVYFYKVYLQDSSTEYKHRFTKGDTYFKNNIGKIYLIK; encoded by the coding sequence ATGAATAAACTTTATTATATTTTTTTTTTACTGCTTTTTTTAAATTTCAAGTCTTTTTCCCAAAACACATATGGAAACGAATGGATTAACTTTTCTAAAAAGTATATAAAAATCACAATATCAAATGAAAGTATATATAAGCTCTCTTATAACGATATTATAAACTCAGAGATAGCGGGAAACGGCGAAATAAATCCGAAACACTTCCAGCTTTTTAACAAAGGTGTTGAAGTTCCATTAATAATTTCTGGTGCTGAAGACGGTAAATTTGATTCACATGATGTGATTTACTTTTATGGAAGAAGTAATAATGCCGATTTAGATAAAAAAATGTATTCCAGCGAAAGCTATATTCCCAATACTAATGTTGCGTTGTTTGAAGATGAAAACCATTATTTTTTAACTTATAATAATGAAAAAGACGGATTAAGGTATACTATTCCTCTTAATACTGCTTCTCCAACCACACTAAGCTATGTATTAACAAAATCAAGATCAGATTTCAAAACTACCTATTATCCAGGAGAATATATTTTGGAAGCCATGAGCTTATCTGAATACATAGATGGAGAAGGATATATGAGCAATCTAATCGGTAAAAACCAATCCAGCTCATACAATATAAATACTTCAGGATTTGCTAATACAGCAGGAATTACGCCAACACTTAGTTTTTATGTAGCAGGAAGATCAAATTCCACGGTAGCAGGTTCTTCATACAATCATCATTTTCGAATCACACATGAAAGTACAATAATCTGCGATACCTTATTTAGCGGATACAAAACAATACGCAACACAAAAAATATAAACTTAGTCGGAGAAACAACTACACTGAATTTTCATGTCATTGATGATTTATCTACTGACCCTAGTTCAACACATACTGATTATCAATCTATAAGCTATTTAGAAATTTTATATCCAAGAAACCTAACGTTAAATAATAGTTATTCATTAAGATTTAGTATACCAGCCCAATATATTTCTTCAAATCTTAGTTTTTCTTTTTCCAGTTCAAACCCGATTCTGATCGACATTAAAAATAATTACACTTATAATATAGCAAAAAATGGTAACACGCTGAATATAAGCAATATTAGCAATAACAATTCCGATTTTTACCTATTTGATCTGAATAACTCAATATCTGCAACTTATCAAAAAACAATATTTAGACGTTTTAATGTTTCTGATATCAGAAAGGCAATCATTATATCCAATAAAAACCTTTCTACAGGCGCAGAAAACTATCTGAACTATAACCAACAAGTAAGGAATATCCCTACACTATTAGCATATACAGAAGATATATATAATGAATTTTATTATGGCTTCCATCATCCATTAGCCATCAACAATTTTATTAAGTGGAATATAGATAAAAGTGGTGGCTTATCCACCTCTCTGTTATTGTTAGGACGGGGAATGACTAATCCTAAAGATAACCTTTCATCTGATTTAGTACCTACTTATGGTTATCCCGCTTCTGATAATTTACTTGCCATATTCAACGGAGAAAAAGCAGCTCGATTAGCTGTTGGAAGAATTCCTGCAAAAACAAATGAGGAAATAAATACATATCTGGTAAAATTAAAAACGTATATCAATCTCCCCGATTCTCTTTGGAGAAAAAAGATGATAAATGTAACCGGAGGTGCAACTATATCTGAATATCAGACTTTCAGTAATTATTTGAAAAATTTGGGGAATATCGCCAAAAACGGATTTTTGGGGGCATATTCGGTTAGTTTTGATAAAAAAGTGTCAGAAGCTGTTACCGAAAATCTTACTGATGGTATTATAGCAAATACAAACAGTGGAACAAGTCTTATTTCCTTCCTGGGACATGGAAGTGTTTCTCTAACTGCTGTTTCTTTAGGTATCCCTGGCAATTTAAACAACGCATATAAACCTACAAACTATTTAGTTAATGGTTGCAGTACCGGTAATGCATTCAGCACCGCTCCTTCATATGCAGAAAACATGATACTTAATGAAAGGGGAGCAATTTCATGGATAGGAACATCCAGCGAAGGTGTCGGAAGTTACTTATATAATTTCTCAAGTAAATTTTATACAAGATGGTTTGTAAATAATTATTCCGAACCTATTGCAGAAGGATTCAGATTAGGATTAAATGATCAAACCAACTTAACAGACAGACTTAATCTAGCACATTCCAGACAATATATTTTCTTTGGAGATCCAAATATCACTTTTTTCAATCCACAAAAACCTAACTTTCATATAGATGACAATAAAATATATGTAGCGAAAGTAAATCAAAACGCCCTACAGGAAAATTTTGAGATCAATTATATTGTACAAAATATCGGAAAATATATACCAGACAACCTTGATATTAGGATTACAAGAAAAATAGAAGAAAAAAACATAGAAGAAACCAAACTGATAAAAATAGATCCTGTTATAAACAGTGATACTTTAACGGCCATACTTTCCAATAACGGAATAAAAGCTTCGGGAATCAATAAGATAAAAGTAGAATTAGACCCCAATAATATATTCGATGAAAAGGACAAAACCGACAATTCGGCATCGTTCAGTTACTTTTTACCAGGAAATAGTGTCAATGCCATCTATCCAATAAAAAACAGTATAGTTTCTGCCGAAGTTACCCTTTTGGCAGAACCGGACAATCTATTTACAAAAAATGAAAAATATCTTTTTGAGATAGATACCGTACCTTCTTTTGACAGCTCTTTTAAGAAAACATCGCCTAGTATAGTTTCGGATATCTTACCTTCCTGGAAGCCTAATATTAATTTCGAAGACAATAAAATATATTACTGGAGGGTAGCAATAGATAACGACAACATAGAATGGGTGTCTAATTCTTTTACTTATATAAAAGATCATCATTACGGAAAAAACATAAGCAAAACAGAACAAATCATCGATTCAGATTATAAAAGCCATAATCTGAATTTGAATACCAACAGTAATGAATTTGAATTTGAAAAAGATATTTTTAGTACCACTATCAATGCCAGAGGTGACGATCTCCCTCCTGATGATTATGACAGAAGGATAAGGGTAAATCCCTTAAATTCAATAGCATGGACAGATCTGGTAGTTTATGGTATAACAATGGCAAGTTACAGCGATGTTGTAAAAAATGGACTAGTAAATTATCCAAGTATATATAATGCCAGAAATGGACCTGATCTTGTTAATGGTTATTCAGGGCAGTTTTTTTGGAACCTAAACGATCCTGTTGCTTTAGATTCAATGGTAGCATACATTAACCAATTGCCCAACGGGTATTATGTGTTAGGATTAACCAATAATGATTGTTCATTGCAAAACCTTCCAAAATATGCCAAAGAAGCATTTTATAGCATTGGATTAGATAAATTCACAAAAATTGATGCAGGTGAGCCTTATGCTTTTTGGGGAAGAAAAGGCATAAATAGAGGCGAAGCTTTAGAGATATTGCCCAATTACGATTCTCCTCTACCTGCCAGGCAACAGACCATTTCATATACCCACGATTTGGAATATTCTGTACCTAACGGTTATCTAGTTACAGATAAATTTGGTCCGGCAAAAAAATGGAATTCTGCACAAATTTCTTATCAACAAAGACCCAATGATTCACAGATAGTGGACGTTTATGCTATTGACAGAAATAATAATGAACATGTTATTATGTCTAATATAAATACGGAAGACATTGACTTAAGTAATGTTTCAGCTGAACAATATCCATACGTCAAATTCAAAATAAACCTGAATAATCAAAAAGAAAAAACCACTCCAAAATTAAATCATTGGAGAGTGTTATACGATCCTTCTCCTGAAATTACATTTAATCCTTCTTACTTAAATGATTTTCATTCAGAAAAAATGGTTCAGGGAGATTCCTTGAAACTGAAATTAGGTATCAGCAATATAAGTACAATACCGTCAGATTCTTTGAATATCGATTTTAAAGTAATAAATAAAACTGCACAATATTCTAAAAACATTACTATAAGACCAATCGCAGCATTTCAAAATGACACTTTGATCTTCAAATTCCCTACAAATGCCTTAGCGGGTACAAACCGCCTCCAAATAGGTTTAAGAAATAAAACATACGGAGATAATTATGCATTCAACAACCAAATTTCATATGATTTTGATGTTGAAGCAGACAACAAAGCGCCCAATCTGGATGTTCTTGTTGATGGTAGAAGAATTATCAATGGCGAAATTGTAAGTCCGGCACCTGTATTTATCATATCAGCTATAGATGAAAATAAATTTGTATTACAAAACGACACCTCACTGGTGGAAGTTTATTTAAAAAGCAAAACAGGTAGCGAGTTTAAAAGATATTATTACTCACAAGGTCATTTAAAAATTCTGCAGACAGGAACAAATGAACAAAACAAAATGACTTTGCAATATATACCTGAAAGACTTTCTGACGGAACATATACAATGAAAATTATGAGCAAAGATAAATTCGGGAATAAATCCAAAGATGAATATCTTCTCGACTTTGAAGTTATAAACGAATCCAGTATCAGTAATTTCTATCCATATCCAAACCCGGTTGTTGATAAAATGAAATTCGTATTTACCTTAACTGGGGATAGAATTCCGGATAAGATGAAAATACAGATATTAAGTACTTCTGGAAAAGTAGTTAGAGAAATACTGAAAGAGGAACTTGGAAGCATAAAAATAGGCAACAATGTATCTGATTTTACATGGGACGGTACAGATATGTTTGGCGATAGATTAGCTAAAGGTGTTTACTTTTATAAAGTTTATTTGCAAGACAGTTCTACTGAATATAAACACAGGTTTACAAAAGGAGATACTTATTTTAAAAATAATATTGGAAAAATTTATTTGATAAAGTAG
- a CDS encoding C40 family peptidase has translation MMDVSTKRLHNNKLYNFINEWEGVKYRNGGLNKTGIDCSGFVYLLYKEVYNKEIPRNTSQQINIIKRKFEGSLKEGDLVFFDYDNKKFSHVGVFLQNGYYVHASTRRGVMVQKLKDPYTYKYFSRGGSIR, from the coding sequence ATGATGGACGTTTCAACAAAGAGGCTTCATAACAATAAACTATATAACTTCATCAACGAATGGGAAGGTGTTAAGTATCGGAATGGAGGTTTAAATAAAACCGGGATAGATTGCTCGGGATTTGTGTATTTACTTTACAAAGAGGTTTATAATAAAGAAATTCCCAGAAATACCAGCCAGCAAATCAATATAATAAAACGTAAATTTGAAGGGAGTTTAAAGGAAGGAGACTTGGTTTTCTTTGATTATGATAACAAGAAATTTAGTCACGTTGGCGTTTTTTTGCAAAATGGCTACTATGTTCACGCCAGCACAAGAAGAGGAGTGATGGTACAAAAATTGAAAGATCCCTATACCTATAAATATTTTTCTAGAGGGGGGAGCATAAGATAA
- a CDS encoding lipopolysaccharide biosynthesis protein: MLKKSLQNILSSIIGALINLVILIYTSNKLGAEGRGVYTYFITTLALVQLVISIMGNSIMVYMMNKQGSKPILILSTLWAIGISIVSAFVIISIDDFYYNHFWLLFWLNLFQAIFQNTCTYLVYLSAFTKLSIIKIVQPLIVLLLLFSTYLNSPIQFLNYVWMSYFPFVFYFLYVFFNVLNIEKLRSSLWESFKSYFKLGILAQTGNLMQFTSYRFTVWLLVIYVSFSEIGVFGLWLSFYEMILLIAVNIAQVNYSYVAAGKKSMNLKKISLLNFAFIVIACVIFYLIPTNFYEVILGKDFSSLKNLVLISTFGVSSLSVAKIYASFFSAKGFIKYNTVASAVGFIIILSISFPLVRNYGITGAVIANSISYFATTCVTVLIYRYVYKPKERRLLND; encoded by the coding sequence ATGCTAAAAAAGTCTTTGCAAAATATCCTATCTTCTATTATTGGCGCACTTATAAATCTTGTAATTCTTATTTATACATCAAATAAATTAGGTGCAGAAGGGAGAGGTGTTTATACTTATTTTATTACAACGCTGGCCTTAGTGCAGTTGGTTATTTCCATAATGGGAAATTCTATTATGGTTTATATGATGAATAAACAAGGTAGTAAGCCAATATTGATATTATCTACGCTTTGGGCCATAGGGATTTCTATAGTGTCAGCCTTTGTTATTATTTCTATTGATGATTTTTACTATAATCATTTCTGGCTTCTATTTTGGTTAAATCTTTTTCAGGCTATTTTTCAAAATACATGTACTTATCTCGTTTATTTAAGTGCTTTTACAAAGCTATCTATTATAAAAATAGTACAGCCTTTAATAGTATTGCTTTTATTGTTTTCCACATATTTAAATTCCCCAATACAATTTTTGAATTATGTGTGGATGTCTTATTTTCCATTTGTATTTTATTTTCTATATGTTTTTTTTAACGTTTTAAACATCGAAAAATTAAGGAGCAGTTTATGGGAGTCTTTTAAAAGTTATTTTAAATTAGGCATTTTAGCACAAACTGGTAACTTGATGCAATTTACTTCATACAGATTTACAGTTTGGCTGTTGGTAATTTATGTTTCTTTTTCTGAAATTGGTGTTTTTGGTTTGTGGTTAAGTTTCTACGAAATGATTTTGCTGATAGCTGTTAATATAGCACAAGTTAATTATTCATACGTAGCAGCTGGAAAAAAATCAATGAATTTAAAAAAAATAAGCTTGTTGAATTTTGCGTTTATAGTAATTGCTTGCGTAATCTTTTATCTGATTCCTACTAATTTCTATGAAGTAATTCTTGGTAAAGATTTTAGTTCCTTAAAGAATTTGGTGTTAATATCTACTTTTGGAGTGAGCTCCTTATCAGTTGCGAAAATTTATGCTTCCTTCTTCTCAGCTAAAGGTTTTATAAAATACAATACTGTAGCTTCGGCAGTTGGTTTTATAATTATCCTATCAATTTCATTTCCTTTAGTAAGAAATTACGGTATTACAGGAGCTGTAATTGCAAATTCAATATCATATTTTGCTACAACTTGCGTTACAGTTTTAATTTATAGGTATGTTTACAAACCCAAGGAAAGAAGATTATTAAATGATTAA
- a CDS encoding TlpA family protein disulfide reductase, whose product MKHLLTFFLLIVLSLPVFSQKAGVVKFEDLEGRIMNSSDTLYVINFWATWCTPCVKEIPFFEQLAEKYKQEPLKVIFYSLDFKSKIEKEVIPFVRKNSIKSEVLVNQNNDEKFINLVSKEWSGAIPATLIINKKKGIRKFYEKEFDFNQLEELYLKSR is encoded by the coding sequence ATGAAACATCTGCTGACTTTTTTTTTGTTAATAGTGCTGTCGTTACCTGTTTTTAGCCAGAAGGCTGGAGTTGTAAAATTTGAGGATTTGGAAGGACGAATAATGAATTCATCCGATACCCTTTATGTAATCAATTTTTGGGCGACCTGGTGTACACCTTGTGTTAAGGAAATTCCTTTTTTTGAACAATTAGCAGAGAAATATAAGCAGGAGCCTTTAAAAGTTATTTTCTATAGTCTGGATTTCAAATCAAAAATTGAAAAGGAAGTTATACCATTTGTCAGAAAGAATAGTATCAAATCGGAAGTTTTAGTGAATCAAAATAATGATGAGAAATTTATTAATTTGGTAAGTAAAGAATGGTCTGGCGCTATTCCGGCTACTTTAATTATAAATAAGAAAAAAGGGATACGAAAGTTTTACGAAAAGGAATTTGACTTTAATCAACTGGAAGAGTTATACCTTAAATCAAGATAA
- a CDS encoding thioredoxin family protein — protein MKKYILGLTVILFMAVPVKAQGYSVGDVATDFKLKNVDGKMVSLGDYKNAKGFIVVFTCNPCPYAKLYEKRILELDKKYAAQGYPVIAINPNDPDLSREDAFDKMQERAKSRNYTFPYLVDETQEITKVYGAKATPHTFVLKKEADKYIVEYIGAIDNDAENNNESKTKYVEEAINAIQKGKKPTTTHTKAIGCSIKWKKA, from the coding sequence ATGAAAAAATACATTTTGGGGTTAACAGTTATATTATTTATGGCTGTACCAGTAAAGGCTCAGGGATATTCTGTGGGAGACGTTGCTACAGATTTTAAACTGAAAAATGTTGACGGTAAGATGGTTTCTTTAGGAGACTATAAAAACGCAAAAGGATTTATCGTAGTTTTCACCTGTAATCCCTGTCCATATGCTAAACTTTATGAAAAACGAATTTTAGAGCTTGATAAAAAATATGCTGCTCAAGGATACCCTGTCATAGCTATCAATCCTAATGATCCCGATCTTTCCAGAGAAGATGCATTTGATAAAATGCAAGAACGGGCAAAAAGTAGAAACTATACATTCCCTTATCTGGTAGACGAGACCCAAGAAATTACCAAGGTATATGGTGCAAAGGCTACGCCACATACCTTTGTATTAAAGAAAGAAGCCGATAAATACATTGTCGAGTACATCGGTGCGATTGATAATGATGCAGAAAACAATAACGAAAGCAAAACCAAATATGTAGAAGAGGCAATTAATGCCATTCAAAAAGGTAAAAAGCCGACGACCACCCATACAAAGGCAATTGGTTGTTCCATAAAATGGAAAAAAGCTTAG
- a CDS encoding GIY-YIG nuclease family protein — protein sequence MKNIVFIVTDANRKTLHVGMSSDLIKTMDFYAKIPNLLFHTDQKLTSLVYFEEFNSEITANKRFSALSKYTRAQKEKLIRDVNNNWLDLTLAVRYERNLQRNIPTINPIFSYAS from the coding sequence ATGAAGAATATAGTTTTTATAGTTACGGACGCAAACAGAAAGACATTACATGTAGGTATGAGCTCTGATTTGATAAAGACAATGGATTTCTATGCTAAGATACCTAATCTGCTTTTTCATACAGATCAAAAACTAACCAGTTTAGTGTATTTTGAAGAGTTTAATTCCGAAATAACAGCAAATAAGAGGTTTTCCGCTTTAAGTAAATATACAAGAGCGCAAAAAGAGAAATTGATACGCGATGTAAATAATAACTGGTTAGATCTTACTTTGGCTGTTAGATATGAGAGGAATCTTCAAAGGAATATTCCAACTATAAATCCTATTTTTAGTTATGCCAGTTAA
- a CDS encoding 3'-5' exonuclease gives MKLNLKRPLAFFDLEATGVNLGIDRIVEISILKINVDGSEEVKTHRINPTIPIPYEVSIIHGIYDKDIENEPTFKDLAQEIADFIGDADLAGYNSNKFDIPMLMEEFLKAGVNFDLDNRHFVDVQNIFHQMEQRTLKAAYKFYCDKEIVNAHSAEADTRATYEVLLAQLKKYEGHDWEDRGGKISKPVVNDVPALHNFTNLTKPVDFAGRMVYNQEGIACFNFGKHKGKPVVQVFEEEPSYFGWMMNGDFPLYTKNRLEKIWNEFKEQRSAQRRQQNQNRTITEEQNVSKKVDPKSLKPADENMLQMLADKFKKH, from the coding sequence ATGAAATTAAACCTTAAACGTCCACTAGCATTTTTTGATCTTGAAGCAACTGGCGTAAACCTTGGAATTGATCGAATAGTGGAAATATCTATATTAAAAATAAATGTAGATGGATCAGAAGAAGTTAAGACCCATAGAATTAACCCTACAATTCCTATTCCTTATGAAGTGTCTATTATTCACGGGATTTATGATAAGGATATAGAAAATGAACCGACTTTTAAAGACCTCGCACAGGAAATAGCAGATTTCATTGGCGATGCAGATCTGGCGGGATACAATTCCAATAAATTTGATATTCCGATGCTGATGGAAGAGTTTTTAAAAGCGGGTGTCAATTTCGACTTGGATAACAGGCATTTTGTAGATGTCCAAAATATTTTCCATCAGATGGAGCAAAGGACATTAAAGGCAGCATATAAGTTTTACTGTGATAAAGAAATAGTGAATGCTCATTCTGCTGAAGCAGACACAAGAGCCACTTATGAAGTTTTGTTGGCCCAATTAAAAAAATACGAGGGTCATGATTGGGAAGATAGGGGAGGAAAAATAAGTAAGCCTGTGGTGAACGACGTTCCGGCTTTACATAATTTTACTAATTTGACCAAACCCGTGGATTTTGCCGGAAGAATGGTTTATAATCAGGAAGGAATAGCATGTTTCAATTTTGGAAAACATAAAGGCAAACCAGTTGTTCAAGTTTTTGAAGAAGAACCTAGTTATTTCGGTTGGATGATGAATGGAGACTTTCCACTTTACACAAAAAACAGATTAGAAAAAATCTGGAATGAGTTTAAAGAACAAAGATCTGCACAAAGACGCCAACAAAACCAAAATAGAACGATCACAGAAGAGCAAAACGTTTCAAAAAAGGTGGATCCGAAATCTTTAAAACCGGCAGATGAAAATATGCTTCAGATGTTGGCTGATAAGTTTAAAAAGCATTAA
- a CDS encoding aldose 1-epimerase family protein, giving the protein MVVLENDKLKVAIKLKGAELSSVIDKQSGTEYMWQGNPDIWGYHAPNLFPVVGGLKENKLKIDGKEYNLNRHGFARTSNFRRIESTPTQAVLSLSYDDETLQIYPYKFEFELTYRLVGNQVQITYKVVNKEDKKIYFSVGGHPGFNVPLEEGEVYEDYYIQFEKEEDLVASTLSDKGLFNGSHKEILKGTKLPLKANLFDDDALVFKYINSRSVTLRNNRATKSIKLDFHKFKELGIWAKPGAPFVCIEPWLGYADNELGQNDISEKPGIQALDKGHVFEANIDITFE; this is encoded by the coding sequence ATGGTAGTTTTAGAAAACGATAAGTTAAAAGTCGCAATTAAGTTGAAGGGAGCCGAGCTTTCTTCAGTTATTGACAAACAATCGGGAACCGAATATATGTGGCAGGGAAATCCGGATATCTGGGGATATCATGCACCAAACTTATTTCCTGTTGTTGGTGGTTTAAAAGAGAATAAGTTAAAGATCGACGGAAAAGAATATAACTTAAACAGACATGGATTTGCCAGGACGAGTAATTTCAGGAGAATAGAGTCTACGCCTACGCAAGCCGTTTTGTCGTTAAGTTATGATGACGAAACATTACAGATATACCCATATAAATTCGAATTTGAATTAACTTATCGTTTGGTAGGCAATCAGGTTCAGATTACTTACAAAGTGGTTAATAAAGAAGATAAAAAGATATATTTTTCTGTAGGCGGCCATCCAGGATTCAATGTACCTTTAGAAGAAGGTGAGGTTTATGAGGACTATTATATACAGTTTGAGAAAGAAGAGGATTTGGTAGCTTCTACGTTATCTGATAAAGGATTGTTTAATGGGAGCCATAAAGAAATATTAAAAGGAACAAAACTACCGTTGAAAGCGAATTTATTTGACGATGACGCTTTAGTTTTTAAGTATATTAATTCCAGAAGTGTAACGCTAAGAAATAATAGAGCTACAAAATCGATTAAATTGGATTTTCATAAATTCAAGGAATTAGGAATATGGGCAAAACCCGGGGCTCCTTTTGTATGTATCGAACCGTGGTTAGGTTATGCAGACAATGAGCTTGGGCAGAATGATATTTCTGAAAAGCCAGGTATACAAGCTCTGGATAAAGGCCATGTTTTTGAAGCCAATATTGATATCACGTTTGAATAG
- a CDS encoding XRE family transcriptional regulator — MGRISDNLKYLRKKKGLTQQQFADVMEIKRSLVGAYEEDRAEPKYDLLKKIAEYFEISIDDFINEKINDKWSPKPKGDPSNLRVLSITLDNNDRENIEFVNVKASAGYLNGYGDPEYVAELPKFSLPMFNQGTYRAFEIKGDSMLPLPSGSIIIAEYVENWNNLKIGDTAVIVSKNDGVVYKRIASKFKPEKGIKLSSDNQVYEPYTIVTEDILEIWQAKAFISTELPQPTPEPTMESLTSMMAQMQKSIVQLQQGK; from the coding sequence ATGGGTAGAATCTCTGATAATTTAAAGTATTTAAGGAAGAAAAAGGGCCTTACACAGCAGCAATTCGCTGATGTAATGGAAATTAAAAGATCTCTTGTTGGAGCTTATGAAGAAGACAGAGCCGAGCCCAAATACGATTTACTAAAAAAAATAGCAGAATATTTTGAAATTAGTATTGATGATTTTATCAATGAAAAAATAAACGATAAGTGGTCTCCCAAACCGAAAGGTGATCCTTCCAACCTGAGAGTACTAAGTATAACACTAGATAATAACGACAGAGAAAATATAGAGTTTGTAAATGTAAAAGCAAGTGCCGGTTATTTAAATGGCTATGGCGATCCGGAATATGTTGCTGAATTACCTAAATTTTCATTACCTATGTTTAATCAGGGAACATACAGAGCTTTTGAAATAAAAGGAGATTCTATGCTTCCGTTACCTTCGGGATCTATTATTATTGCTGAATATGTAGAAAATTGGAATAATCTAAAAATTGGAGATACGGCAGTAATTGTAAGTAAAAATGACGGAGTGGTTTATAAAAGAATAGCAAGCAAATTCAAACCAGAAAAAGGGATTAAATTATCTTCTGATAATCAGGTTTACGAACCATATACAATTGTTACCGAAGATATTTTAGAAATATGGCAGGCAAAAGCATTTATTTCTACAGAATTACCCCAACCTACTCCGGAACCTACTATGGAAAGCTTAACAAGCATGATGGCACAGATGCAGAAATCTATTGTACAATTACAACAAGGTAAATAA